A genome region from Megalobrama amblycephala isolate DHTTF-2021 linkage group LG16, ASM1881202v1, whole genome shotgun sequence includes the following:
- the LOC125249579 gene encoding protein FAM181B translates to MAVQAAIMNSQFLNFCFPGSVMDYEVEKGLEGGLLGEVDCEGDFRETTRDLLSFIDSASSNIKLALDKPVKSKRKVNHRKYLQKQIKRCTGIISPGTTPVQEPCKRQGSPQNPTSNLSSKTPKKDGMQANLQSKSLAALFNPAKDVRGERAKKPPLRHRNLPPSFFTEPANSSRVTSTSGMSLKDLERGTPEAAEFLELLGPDYSNMVSEQDLFHTAPIRIQQEVSMGPEPYDSHHFVTGGFLYTEPWGTCSDTPKKSGDMRTLPVQPNLYTHTDLSGSLPVEQSSPCALTFSNFFTDCSTLPVSYDLANGYNRGSFSSL, encoded by the coding sequence atggcTGTTCAGGCTGCCATCATGAACTCGCAGTTCTTAAACTTCTGTTTTCCTGGCTCGGTCATGGATTATGAGGTGGAAAAGGGTCTGGAAGGGGGTCTCCTGGGTGAGGTGGACTGTGAGGGTGACTTTCGGGAGACCACTAGGGATCTGCTTAGCTTCATCGACTCTGCTTCCAGCAACATCAAACTTGCGCTGGACAAACCTGTTAAGTCCAAGAGGAAGGTCAACCACCGGAAGTACCTGCAGAAACAGATTAAGAGGTGCACGGGGATCATCTCGCCAGGGACCACACCTGTTCAGGAGCCATGCAAGAGGCAAGGCTCGCCCCAAAACCCAACAAGCAACCTCTCCAGCAAAACACCCAAGAAGGATGGGATGCAGGCCAACCTGCAAAGCAAGAGCCTGGCTGCCCTCTTTAACCCAGCGAAGGATGTACGAGGAGAGAGGGCCAAGAAGCCCCCACTGCGGCATCGAAACCTTCCTCCATCCTTTTTCACGGAGCCAGCCAACAGCTCCAGAGTTACATCTACTTCTGGCATGTCGCTCAAAGACCTGGAGCGAGGGACTCCGGAAGCAGCAGAGTTCTTGGAGCTTCTCGGACCTGACTACAGCAATATGGTCTCAGAGCAGGATCTATTCCACACCGCACCTATCAGGATTCAACAGGAGGTGTCCATGGGTCCCGAGCCATATGACTCCCACCATTTTGTAACTGGTGGGTTTTTGTACACCGAGCCTTGGGGCACTTGTAGCGACACCCCCAAAAAGTCAGGAGACATGCGGACACTACCAGTACAGCCAAATCTTTATACTCACACGGACCTTTCTGGCAGCCTGCCTGTGGAACAGAGCTCGCCATGTGCACTTACCTTTTCAAACTTCTTTACAGACTGCTCCACACTGCCGGTCTCCTACGATCTGGCGAACGGATACAACAGAGGGAGCTTTTCTTCTCTTTAA